In the genome of Halapricum salinum, one region contains:
- a CDS encoding glucodextranase DOMON-like domain-containing protein: protein MKRRQYLGSMAGLSAASALGIQSVTADSSSTTANHVGTIHDATGDDVGPGTYTYPNNLSKGQLDVEQLDIEDTEDSWEFTAHMGLVNNQFDNEAGFSTQVIQLYFQDPNAPEDAPSSSTPRPGVVSSFQEGYHYRAHIMSGGSVLETPNQDPTAEEYSPLAELSASGSAENDTISFSIPKEHFDSDLREMKGAIMTFSQDGFGTAGIRQGFAQEAADWSFGGAKADSTDTAPRILDLVGPDTVVNQSGALEYSADEAASIPLYEYDDLIDGGTIADPEGDDTGPGTYTYPNNLSKGQLDVTGVDINTTADAWEFTAHMGLVNNQFDNEAGFSAQVIQLYLQDPNAPDDAPTSATPRPGVVSTLQEGYHYRVHIMAGGSVLETPDQDPTADEYSPVAELSASGDTENDTISFTLPKEHIASDSLSELKGVMMTFSQDGFGTAGIRQGFAQEAADWSFGGAKADSTETAPRILDLVGPEDIVAQSESLSYSADEPASIPLFPITSLVTGEQSVSLTALAPPAGEVWAGLEGQLDASNSSDPDGQTLSFSWTQTGGPDAPLSDADTAQPTFTAPEVDERTTLTFEVTVTDPDGNSATATTTATAVPQSENDAPVAEVVNGNRTVSPGDIVLLDGTPSSDPNGGTLTFQWEQTGGSPSVELSNAETSGAGFTAPDVDSETELTFTLTVSDGQGKSASTEVTITVSGSGGGTTDSGDGDGDGDTGSGFGPGFGAIGSLVGIAGGAAYAGKRRLTGESDDE from the coding sequence ACGGCCAATCACGTCGGGACGATCCACGACGCGACAGGCGACGACGTCGGTCCGGGTACGTACACCTATCCGAACAACCTCTCGAAGGGTCAGCTCGACGTCGAGCAACTCGACATCGAGGACACCGAAGACAGCTGGGAGTTCACGGCTCACATGGGTCTGGTGAACAACCAGTTCGACAACGAGGCTGGATTCAGCACCCAGGTCATCCAGCTGTACTTCCAGGATCCGAACGCGCCCGAGGACGCCCCCTCCTCGTCGACACCGCGGCCGGGCGTCGTCTCGTCGTTCCAGGAAGGCTATCACTACCGCGCACACATCATGTCCGGCGGCTCGGTTCTGGAGACCCCCAACCAGGACCCGACCGCCGAGGAATACTCGCCGCTTGCGGAGCTGTCGGCGTCGGGAAGCGCCGAGAACGACACGATCAGCTTCTCCATTCCCAAAGAGCACTTCGACTCGGACCTGCGCGAGATGAAGGGCGCGATCATGACGTTCAGCCAGGACGGCTTCGGGACAGCCGGCATCCGTCAGGGATTCGCCCAGGAAGCGGCTGACTGGAGCTTCGGTGGTGCGAAGGCCGACTCGACGGATACCGCCCCCCGAATCCTCGATCTGGTCGGTCCGGACACGGTCGTCAACCAGTCGGGCGCGCTGGAGTACAGCGCCGACGAGGCGGCGAGCATCCCGTTGTACGAGTACGACGATCTGATCGACGGTGGGACGATCGCCGACCCCGAGGGTGACGACACTGGCCCCGGAACGTACACCTACCCGAACAACCTCTCGAAGGGGCAACTCGACGTCACCGGCGTCGACATCAACACGACGGCCGACGCCTGGGAGTTCACGGCTCACATGGGCCTAGTGAACAACCAGTTCGACAACGAGGCTGGATTCAGCGCCCAGGTCATCCAGCTCTACCTGCAGGATCCGAACGCGCCTGACGACGCGCCGACCTCGGCGACGCCGCGGCCGGGCGTGGTCTCGACGCTGCAGGAAGGCTATCACTACCGCGTGCACATCATGGCCGGCGGCTCCGTCCTGGAAACCCCCGATCAGGACCCGACCGCCGACGAGTACTCGCCCGTTGCGGAACTGTCGGCGTCCGGCGATACCGAGAACGACACGATCAGCTTCACGCTGCCAAAAGAACACATCGCGTCGGACTCGCTCAGCGAGCTGAAAGGCGTCATGATGACGTTCAGCCAGGACGGCTTCGGGACAGCCGGCATTCGCCAGGGCTTCGCCCAGGAAGCGGCCGACTGGAGCTTCGGCGGAGCAAAGGCCGACTCCACCGAGACCGCACCGCGGATCCTCGACCTCGTCGGTCCCGAGGACATCGTCGCACAGTCCGAGTCGCTGTCCTACAGCGCCGACGAGCCAGCGAGCATCCCGCTGTTCCCGATCACGTCGCTCGTGACCGGCGAGCAGTCGGTCTCGCTGACGGCGCTCGCGCCCCCGGCCGGTGAAGTGTGGGCCGGCCTGGAAGGTCAACTCGACGCGTCGAACTCCTCAGACCCGGACGGACAGACGTTGAGTTTCAGCTGGACACAGACCGGTGGTCCGGACGCGCCACTCTCGGATGCTGACACGGCCCAGCCGACGTTCACCGCACCGGAAGTCGACGAGCGGACGACGCTCACCTTCGAGGTCACAGTCACAGATCCGGACGGCAACAGCGCGACGGCGACGACGACGGCGACGGCCGTCCCCCAGTCCGAAAACGACGCGCCGGTCGCCGAAGTGGTGAACGGCAATCGCACAGTCTCACCCGGCGACATCGTCCTGCTGGACGGCACGCCGTCGAGCGACCCCAACGGCGGCACGCTGACGTTCCAGTGGGAACAGACCGGTGGCAGCCCGTCGGTCGAACTCTCCAACGCTGAGACGTCCGGTGCAGGGTTCACTGCGCCCGACGTCGACAGCGAAACGGAGCTGACGTTCACGCTCACCGTCAGCGACGGCCAGGGCAAGAGCGCCTCCACCGAGGTCACGATTACGGTCAGTGGCAGCGGCGGTGGCACGACCGATAGCGGCGACGGCGACGGCGACGGCGACACCGGTTCCGGGTTCGGCCCCGGCTTCGGTGCCATCGGGAGCCTCGTCGGCATCGCAGGCGGTGCGGCCTACGCCGGCAAGCGCCGACTGACCGGCGAGAGCGACGACGAGTAA